In the genome of Pseudomonas sp. HS6, one region contains:
- a CDS encoding type 1 glutamine amidotransferase domain-containing protein, producing MKILMVLTSHDQLGNTGKKTGFWLEEFAAPYYVFKDAGAQLTLASPKGGQPPLDPKSDAPDAQTEATERFRTDTAAQSALASTVKLDSVKAADFDAVFYPGGHGPLWDLAEDRHSIALIEAFYNSGKPVAAVCHAPGVLRHAKGADGQPLVKGKRVTGFTNSEEDAVQLTDVVPFLVEDELKAKGGIFSKAEDWASYTVEDGLLLTGQNPASSEATAFSLLSRLR from the coding sequence ATGAAAATCCTGATGGTTCTGACGTCCCACGATCAACTGGGCAATACCGGCAAGAAAACCGGATTCTGGCTGGAGGAGTTCGCCGCTCCGTATTATGTGTTCAAGGACGCAGGCGCCCAACTGACCCTGGCATCGCCCAAGGGCGGCCAGCCGCCGCTGGACCCGAAAAGCGATGCGCCCGACGCGCAGACTGAAGCCACGGAACGCTTTCGCACGGACACCGCCGCTCAGTCGGCGCTGGCCTCAACAGTCAAACTCGACTCAGTCAAAGCGGCAGATTTTGATGCCGTGTTCTACCCGGGCGGCCATGGTCCGTTGTGGGATCTGGCCGAAGATCGACACTCGATTGCGCTGATCGAAGCGTTTTACAACAGTGGCAAACCGGTTGCGGCTGTCTGCCATGCGCCCGGTGTATTGCGTCACGCCAAGGGTGCCGACGGCCAACCGTTGGTCAAAGGCAAACGCGTGACCGGTTTCACCAACAGTGAAGAAGACGCGGTGCAATTGACCGATGTCGTGCCGTTTCTGGTGGAAGACGAGCTCAAGGCCAAGGGCGGGATATTTTCCAAGGCCGAGGATTGGGCCAGTTACACGGTGGAAGACGGGTTGCTGCTGACGGGGCAGAATCCTGCATCGTCCGAGGCGACAGCCTTCAGCTTGTTGTCGCGGTTGCGCTGA
- a CDS encoding VOC family protein — translation MTVQPFVSPDLIRQRFSKAMSDMYREEVPLYGALMELVEQTNREVLAREPQIAGQLHSTGEIERLDMERHGAIRVGTATELATLARLFAVMGMQPVGYYDLTPAGVPVHSTAFRAVHEDALQVSPFRVFTSLLRLELIEDPELRAFAQSVLDQRSIFTPAALRLIEQAESAGGLNESEAGEFVLQALETFRWHHSATVTAAQYQTLSAQHRLIADVVAFKGPHINHLTPRTLDIDIVQAQMPLHGITPKAVIEGPPRRQHPILLRQTSFKALDEPIAFTDQTQTRGSHSARFGEIEQRGAALTPKGRALYDRLLNAARDELGDFPNEANASRYNTLMSQHFSEFPDSLEGMREQELAYFRYFLTDKGIEASRPIDVSLQGLLRDGYVKAEPLVYEDFLPVSAAGIFQSNLGDAAQTHYGEHSNRQAFEQALGRSTIDELGLYAETQQRSVEECLAALAR, via the coding sequence ATGACCGTGCAGCCTTTCGTCAGCCCCGACCTGATCCGCCAACGCTTCTCCAAAGCGATGTCCGACATGTACCGCGAAGAAGTGCCGCTGTACGGCGCCTTGATGGAACTGGTGGAACAGACCAACCGCGAAGTGCTGGCACGCGAGCCGCAGATCGCCGGTCAACTGCACAGCACCGGCGAAATCGAGCGGCTGGACATGGAGCGTCACGGCGCAATCCGCGTCGGCACCGCCACCGAACTGGCCACCCTCGCCCGCCTGTTCGCGGTGATGGGCATGCAACCCGTGGGTTATTACGACTTGACCCCCGCCGGGGTGCCGGTGCATTCCACAGCATTCCGCGCGGTGCACGAAGATGCGCTGCAAGTCAGCCCGTTCCGGGTGTTCACTTCGTTGCTGCGACTGGAGTTGATCGAAGATCCGGAGCTGCGCGCCTTTGCTCAATCGGTGCTGGATCAGCGCTCGATTTTTACTCCAGCCGCGCTGCGCCTGATCGAGCAGGCCGAATCCGCTGGCGGGCTGAATGAATCCGAAGCCGGGGAATTTGTCCTGCAAGCGCTGGAGACTTTTCGCTGGCACCACAGCGCCACCGTCACCGCCGCGCAATACCAGACCCTCAGCGCCCAGCATCGTCTGATCGCCGACGTCGTCGCGTTCAAGGGCCCGCACATCAACCACCTGACTCCGCGTACGCTGGACATCGACATTGTTCAGGCACAGATGCCGCTGCATGGCATCACGCCCAAAGCGGTGATCGAAGGGCCGCCGCGCCGGCAGCATCCGATCCTGCTGCGCCAGACCAGTTTCAAGGCGCTGGACGAGCCGATCGCCTTCACCGACCAGACGCAAACCCGTGGCAGCCACAGCGCCCGCTTCGGCGAAATCGAACAACGCGGCGCAGCGCTGACACCCAAGGGTCGGGCGTTGTACGACCGCTTGCTGAATGCGGCACGAGATGAATTGGGCGATTTCCCCAACGAAGCCAATGCCTCACGCTACAACACGCTGATGAGCCAGCACTTTAGCGAATTCCCTGACAGCCTCGAGGGCATGCGCGAGCAGGAATTGGCGTACTTCCGTTATTTCCTGACAGACAAGGGTATTGAGGCGAGTCGTCCCATTGATGTTTCGCTGCAAGGGTTGTTACGGGACGGGTACGTGAAAGCCGAGCCGCTGGTGTACGAAGATTTCCTGCCGGTCAGTGCGGCGGGGATTTTTCAGTCGAACCTGGGAGATGCGGCGCAGACGCACTATGGCGAGCACTCCAACCGTCAGGCGTTCGAACAGGCCTTGGGGCGTTCGACCATCGATGAATTGGGGTTATATGCCGAAACGCAGCAGCGTTCGGTTGAGGAATGTCTGGCCGCGTTGGCCCGCTAA
- a CDS encoding alpha/beta fold hydrolase: MLLLFVALAVFVAWSWLSYPAVGHWLYDLSAALEAKLYRLHKIEVPIAEMTVSTWQGGPYEASSSILMLHGYSAEKNLWLRFARHFVSQYRVIIPDLAGHGETGFKAGGGYDIAVQAKRMIQLLDVCGVEKVHVIGNSMGGYIAAWLAATYPDRIASVALIDPAGVTAPEPSDMERHLARGHNPFLINSREEFRRFYAMTMASPPWVPGLVLDAIAQRYEQRRDELEEIFRDFRASPPMEPKLADIKCPGLLLWGRKDRLIDVSSVPVWSKGIANLRVDVWDGVGHMPMVEQPSNTARLYREFLGENSRQDR; encoded by the coding sequence ATGCTCTTGCTGTTTGTCGCCCTCGCGGTTTTCGTGGCCTGGAGTTGGTTGAGCTACCCGGCGGTCGGCCACTGGCTCTACGATCTGAGCGCAGCCCTGGAGGCCAAGCTGTACCGGTTGCACAAGATTGAAGTGCCGATCGCCGAAATGACCGTGTCGACCTGGCAAGGCGGGCCTTACGAAGCGTCGAGCAGCATTTTGATGCTGCATGGCTACAGCGCGGAAAAGAACCTGTGGCTGCGCTTCGCCCGGCATTTCGTCAGCCAGTATCGAGTGATCATTCCGGACCTGGCCGGCCACGGCGAAACCGGCTTCAAGGCGGGCGGTGGCTACGACATCGCGGTGCAGGCCAAGCGCATGATCCAGTTGCTCGATGTCTGCGGAGTCGAGAAGGTCCACGTGATCGGCAATTCCATGGGCGGTTACATCGCCGCGTGGCTGGCGGCGACCTACCCGGATCGCATCGCGTCGGTGGCGCTGATCGACCCGGCCGGCGTCACCGCGCCGGAGCCCAGCGACATGGAGCGCCACCTGGCCCGTGGGCACAATCCGTTTCTGATCAATTCCCGGGAAGAATTCCGACGCTTCTATGCGATGACGATGGCCTCGCCACCCTGGGTGCCCGGCCTAGTGCTGGACGCCATTGCCCAACGCTACGAACAGCGACGTGATGAACTGGAGGAGATCTTCCGGGATTTCCGCGCCAGTCCGCCAATGGAGCCGAAACTCGCAGATATCAAATGCCCGGGGCTGTTGCTCTGGGGCCGTAAGGATCGGTTGATCGATGTCAGCAGCGTACCGGTCTGGAGCAAGGGCATCGCCAATCTGCGGGTCGATGTGTGGGACGGCGTCGGTCATATGCCAATGGTCGAACAGCCGTCGAACACGGCACGTTTGTATCGGGAGTTCCTGGGGGAGAATTCGCGTCAGGACAGGTAA